The Arachis ipaensis cultivar K30076 chromosome B03, Araip1.1, whole genome shotgun sequence region ATTATCAAGTTAATGCAAGCTctacaaaataaaattcaaatttaacaactgAAATTAAATAATTCACATTAAATATATATCGATTTTGCATTTTATATGACATTCATATTACTTCTTTTTAGTAATGATAAATTTTTTTAaggtgtatatatttttttattttgctttattatAAAACAAATATTCAATAATAATTAACTATTTTGAGCAAAAAATTCATCAATAAATTGTTGTggataaaaaatatttcaaaaaagtTAATCAATATATTCTCAAATTATGTAGACGATTCTATCAACGAATATATAACTCTGAACTTTTTAGTTCACATACAATTAAATGCTATATTTATGCCATGAAAAATTGTTCTTCGGCGAAAAAATATCCCCACACAATTGCCTTGATTAAATAACTCTTAACATTcaaatattttttgaataagtgcCAACATAATAACCCGACTAGAATTAGGGActcatcatattattattattaacgttATTTTTTAATCGAGTtataattcattttattttttaagtttagtCTGGATTATATGACCGGCAGATAAAATTTGGAGACTATAATCTATTATACTATAACTCAATTTTTATTGTATATAATGACTCATAACTTAACTTTATTTGTCTTAATTCGAAGTTTGTAACCGACAAGTTTAATGACCTTTATTACTATTTTAATGATCAACCGGTCATATTATCAATGTTCTTCATCAATCATTTGCGTATCAAAGACACCTTTTGTATCTACTATCGAACAAGTATCAACATAAAAACAGCATGGCTAAAAATTAAGTGTGGCAATTGATACCAAAAAACATAGCCATAGAGGATTGGGCACGACTGAACCGGTGGCCCTTTAAAAAGTGTGGCAATAGGTAAAAAAAACATACCTAATTTTTATGGTTATACTTTTTTTAGCTTTTTGGCACATTTTTTAAGCGTGACAAAAATCAATTTTCTTGTAGTAGTACCACCTACCATTTTAGTATTCGAGTTATACTTACTccataaaaaaaaacatattatAATATCACAAGAAACGAGCTAACCTCAGATATTTATTTACACAAGAACATGTTTACATCGTAATCCATACTAGTTGAATCCATATATTTAACAAAAGTGTTTAATTCACATCAATTAAGTTACACGTTAAATTAATTAAGCCTGCGGCCACAGTTTGACGGGCTAGTCAGTTAGTCCACCTTAAGAACATATATTATGATAGGCTAACAAAACACACACTTCAATAACCTCTCTAAATATcaaattttatctttaatttttagaCTATATTGATCTTAATATATTCTAACAGGTGAAAAACCATTAAAAAAGTGACAAAAGACGAAGAGATGATAAATTATCGAAAGATGACAAAAAATATATGGTTTCTCCATAAAAAACATAATATCCTATAaaaaattctaatgaaaactaattGAACTTAATATATTCTAATATGGtcattatttttcttatttatttctgaTGCATAATAATAAGTGACAAGTCAAAATAATAAAGATGCAAAGTGAACCTGTGAGGATTAAAGTGGTGTAACTGCAAACACAGGTTTTCATTTTAGACAATCCGTCTTGTTCCTGTGTAGTGAGTTTCGTCAAGGATGTATAACTCGTCCTATCTAAATGTATGTTTGTCCTTACTTGAAGTTGATGAGATATACTTCACCTTCAAGAGAACAAGTGATCGATGGTGGATACTTACAAAAATATTTGGACactcaaataaaaaaagagaataaaataaatagtGTGTATTCAAAAGAAACCgcatactttttcttttgttaagatTTTCTATTTTATAAGGTGTCTTAAAATGATTACATTGTTGACTTAATATTGTGGTAACCACTCTTAAAATCTTATTAAGCTCTtgccaaaaaaattataaatgttaGTATGTATGCTTGAATAAACACGTTTAATTATTCGGTTCTAATTAGAGGCGGATTTAGGGGGATCAGCATGGCCATGGCCCTCTCCCTAAATTTTCAAaacttaaaatatatttaatataatatcTAAAACTTTTAATCATATATTTTCTAGTTCAATAGTNttttaatatttttaatatagcactttcaattttttgttttcgACCTCCTCTTTATAAGATTTCTGGATCCACCACTAATTCCAATTAATAGGTAATGCGAGCCGAATTATAACTAATGGTTCACGTTTGTTTTCCAAACTAACCTAATTCAGTTAATATTTAGCTCATTAAGGATTGGACTATAAACGGGTTTGGCTAACCTGTATACCTTTAATTTTCTTATCATTTTTGTCCTACGAGCTATGTCCTCTCATGTATTTTTTAgtaaaaagatgaaaaaaaaaaacgtttCTAATTATTTCATTGCTACAAAATTCTATCCATCTTATAATCTTTCCAATTTTTATAGATAATTAGGTATTAGTTTTAAACTCTTGAAAGATGTATAACTATgtttgggaaaaaaaaaaaaaggaaggaaaGGCGTATAATTACGACTCTAGAATTGAAAATATATAGTACATATTCAGTGAATAGAATTGGGACCACAACAATTTTGTACCACTCCAAGCAATGAATAATGCATATCTTCCAAAAGCAGACTTCACTTGCTTCTATATGCCTCCCTTTACTATCAAATAATGTCCTTTTTGTCCTGACTTTGAAATTTGAATGCATATATGCAAGCTAGACAAGCAAGAAAAGAAGCACCAAATTTCTCGTCCTTTTGCTGATCAAAAGTTGATAGATATGAAATTATTTGAATACGTCTCACATAATTTTTTTTGGAAGAAATAATTTTGAATATGGACAAaagttttagaatttaaagaaaTAATTGATGACGACTAAAAAGAAATAAGTGAATTTATATTTTCTCAATTTCATATCCCTATcattggttttttattttttcttttttaatatattCATTTTCTTTCAAATCATCGATAAAAATTAACTATGGAAATATGAACATTTTTTTAGCAGAAATAAACCACATCCGAGAAAAATAAACTTGTTTTAACTGCTGTAGCTAGTTTAGTAATGTAACAATAttaaagtgccaaataaatacttCTTCCTTctaaaaataattcttttttacttttttaagttcattaaaaaattaatatatttagacAATCATTTTATGTAAATACATGACTTTTTTAATGAATCTAAAAAATAAACGAAacacttaatttaaaaaaaaaaaaagaaaaattgttagTTTAGCTTAGCTTGTAACAAAAAGATGAAACATCAAAATCAAAATGCTAAATTTACACgagtaaatttttataaaagtccCTGAGATTCAGCGGattactcaatttggtccctgaaGTTCCAATTTTACTATAGTGGTCCTCCAGATTCAGCTCCGGGCATCATAGTGATCCTTGAATCAATTCCAATGCTGACTTGGCTGACAAAATGCCAATGCGGCACTCTTTTGCCACACTGGAGGTTCTCAAAATGACGCCGTTTTAATTTGGTGCATATTCTTGGGCAAAACAAGACCCTTTAGGTGTGAAAGTTGCATCAAAATAGGCTTGATCAAACATAGGAGTGCCACATCAACACTCTATCAGCGGAGTCAGCACCGAAATTGACCCAGGGACCACTATGGTGTCCGAAACTGAGTCTGGAGGACCACTATGATAAAATTGGAACTTCAAAAACCAAAATGGATAATCCGCTTAATCTCATGAACCATTATGTGGATTTACTCAAATTTACACATACATCTATTTCACAAAGCTAAATGCAAGATTGGTAATAATTAAATTACATATATAACTCAACATTAATTTGCAACGTCTCTATCAAGTTCACAACATATATGCCTGAATGCCTGAATCTGACTAAATGATACTCTACAAATTTGTacattcaaaaaaatatattaaaaatgaagTAGCAGCCTTGACTCAGAACAAGAGAAGACACATAACCAAGCAGCAGAAGAGGAAAAAACATATTCTACTGAGTGATTCATCAGCTTCCATTAATTGCCTTCTGATCCTTGGGTTACTACTCCCTGAAAGACAATAAGAATTTGGATATGTATACATGTTTCTCAATTGATTACCAAACACCCTTGCATATATCATCTCACCAAAAATTCCAGATGTTGAAGTGTAACTGCTTTGAATCGAGTCGAATGGTCGAGGTTGATTAGTTTGAGAAGTAGACTGTAAAACAGATGCTGCAGGATTGTATGGTCTCCGGCCAGGGGGTCTTCTAGGTATTGAAGAGCCTGATTGGCGAGCATTTTTCCCGGACGGCGTTGCGACTTGGTTCCGGCCGTAGAGTGGAACTAGGGAGGATTGAGAAACTTCTGATTTGCACACAGGACATTGTGGCTTCTGCTGCTCCATGTTTTTGGAAGAGATGGTTTGGATATGGAGCCATTTGTAAATGCAGGGCCAGCAGTAGAGATGGCCGCAAAGGGTAACTACCGGTTCTTGCACACATTCTAGGCAGATGTTGCAGTCGAATCCTTCGGTGGCATTTCGATCGGAATCTACACCAGCATTGGTGGAAGATTTCCACTTTTCCAAGGAGGGTATGTCTTCCAAGGTACTGATTTCGCGAGCAGCATCCCTGAAGTACTGATCTGAGGTCATATTTTTGGTTTGTATTAGTACTGATTTCTCTTGCAGGTGCTTGAACCTGAAATGCACAAATGAACAGAATGTAAGAATTCTGGTGTCTGATAACAGATTAGTATTTGTTTCCCTTTAGCAAAGTCTTGGATTCGAATAGAAAAGACTTGCGCTAAACCAACTCAATCATAACTAAATTAGTTAGGATAAAATTAATTGATTCTCAATACAAGTGATTCATAGGGAAAAAGATAATTAAGATGTttctttgaaaaaaagaaaacattTAAATTTATAAGACAACATTGAAGTTCAAACAACTTTAAGGTGATCTACATTAATGCTACCTCGGCcccaaaaaaaccaaaaaaaaaaaaaaaattttgatatcaTTGTCACGCTTATTTTGAAGGAGACAAAATTATGTTTGTTGTTGAGGAAATTATGACAACCTAAACTGTGTGCAAAACCAGAAATGAACATACTGAAAATTTCTCTTCAGCAGTTTGGTAACAACACACAAATTTCTCTTATCCAATGCCAAATGGAGTGTGTGAGAGAAGGATTTGTTAATAATAAAGTATGCGCAAAAAAACTATTACTCTGTTAGTTTGTGGTTTATTTCTTCAGAGAAGTTAGAAACAACTTTTACTGCAATACCCAGTTTCAGAGTTTACAATCacaacaattaaagaaaaaaaaggacTACTACAGTTACAGGTATTAAATATGTGTGTTACCTACTAAACTTTATTTCATATAACATACCAAAACATTAATTTGCAGGGACACCCCATTTAACTGCTTAATAATTTAAGAGTTTATGAGAAGAGTTTTCTCCATCTCttaaagcaaaaggcaattagaAATGTTTGAGAAAATCATATCAACGAAACTAGGAtatatcatatatcattcatattcTGACCATGGATAAGAAGGAGAAATCATTTtgtcttcttttatttatttattttttttagcacCATTCACAAAATCAATTTTCAGGAAACAGAAAAAATAATTTCTTTCTAGATCTGTTGTAAGAGAAAACAATAGTTCAGTCACTATTCATTGATGAACTATGTACTGTGGCCAATTGTACTGAAAACTTTTTAACGAGGGCAAAAAAAGGTTCACAAGGGAGAACAATAGATTTAGAAAACTCATAAAACTTGTGAATTGAGAAAATTATCTATGAGCATGCTGAGAGAAACAAAGGTTACATAATTGtcataaattttgatttataAGTAGAACACTTAAGGTTCTCAGATTTATCAGCATCATATATTGAAGAATGGAAAGGGGTAAACACAAACAAATCCAAATAAGGAAAGGGTCAGAATTCATAACTTCCATTATTTGAAACATAATACACTCATTGGAAAGTTGGGAAAACCAGAATCTCATCTCAAAGAAAAGGAGAGTTTTTGATACAAGATTCCAACACCCAGATGAACACAAGATGCTAATAGCACAAAAGGAAGCTAATTGAACAAGAATCACAACTAAACTGCATGCCCAATATGCTGCCACCTTCTGAATTTTGTGTGCTATCACAGTGTtatgcagagagagagagagagagagagagagagagagagacttaCAGATAAGTAGAAGCAAGAACGTTGAAAATGGAAGGTTTTTGGTTGAAGAACTGAAATAGCAGtggaagatgaagaacaaagaaaaagaaaaagaaaagaaagctaCGATGGAAAAATGAGGCATTAGACCCTGGATTTTATAATACGACATGCGAATACCATTAGTTATTCAATCACTTAAGGAATTTACTTTTTTAGAAAAAGCTATCATAACTAATATATTAAGAGGTTGATTTTTTGATAAAGTatcaatataaattattttagatGGTCCTCTATGTCTATTTTTATAATCATTTNNNNNNNNNNNNNNNNNNNNNNNNNNNNNNNNNNNNNNNNNNNNNNNNNNNNNNNNNNNNNNNNNNNNNNNNNNNNNNNNNNNNNNNNNNNNNNNNNNNNNNNNNNNNNNNNNNNNNNNNNNNNNNNNNNNNNNNNNNNNNNNNNNNNNNNNNNNNNNNNNNNNNNNNNNNNNNNNNNNNNNNNNNNNNNNNNNNNNNNNNNNNNNNNNNNNNNNNNNNNNNNNNNNNNNNNNNNNACATGTGTTTTATTTTTTAGTCAACACCTAACCATCAAAAGAGAAGTGAGTGATCTCTAattattagatgtaatctcataccattaaaaatattattaatagtcAATTGATGATTATAAAACATAAAAGTTACTGACTTTCTAACACTCCTCTAACAAAACTCCTAAATATCAATGTATATAATTTAGGGGTTTAACTAACACGTATTCTAAATAATTAATTTGGGTAAGTTATGTAGATATTTATTCAgcttatttatttaagtaaatattaaaaatttaaattttattttatatatataaatattattaattaataacaaatttttaaataaaatttagatttatgataaattaatttttgattcTTTGAATTAGAAGTCACNNNNNNNNNNNNNNNNNNNNNNNNNNNNNNNNNNNNNNNNNNNNNNNNNNNNNNNNNNNNNNNNNNNNNNNNNNNNNNNNNNNNNNNNNNNNNNNNNNNNNNNNNNNNNNNNNNNNNNNNNNNNNNNNNNNNNNNNNNNNNNNNNNNNNNNNNNNNNNNNNAAAAATGTCCCAAAGACATAAATTAATATTACTATTaataaaatatctaaatttttattttaattacactGAAAACTGAATTTTACGTATGTTTTCTATAGTAACTTCTTTAGTTAGTAACTTTTACAAGTATTCTCAAGATATATATAATAACTGAATCCATAATTTAATTAATCATTTTGGAACATAATTAATTTAGTAGATAGATAAACcttttttaatgtaaaaaaaaaaagttatggcAGCGACTCAGTTGTTGATGTCCAAAACATCAGTTGCTAAGAACAATGATGTGGCTCAAACAATCATAAAACATACACGTTACGATTTCAGTTAAGTTAGCACTAACTTAGCGATCAAAGCCTCGTGTAGAACAATTAATAATGTTCTTCGGTTCAAAATANNNNNNNNNNNNNNNNNNNNNNNNNNNNNNNNNNNNNNNNNNNNNNNNNNNNNNNNNNNNNNNNNNNNNNNNNNNNNNNNNNNNNNNNNNNNNNNNNNNNNNNNNNNNNNNNNNNNNNNNNNNNNNNNNNNNNNNNNNNNNNNNNNNNNNNNNNNNNNNNNNNNNNNNNNNNNNNNNNNNNNNNNNNNNNNNNNNNNNNNNNNNNNNNNNNNNNNNNNNNNNNNNNNNNNNNNNNNNNNNNNNNNNNNNNNNNNNNNNNNNNNNNNNNNNNNNNNNNNNNNNNNNNNNNNNNNNNNNNNNNNNNNNNNNNNNNNNNNNNNNNNNNNNNNNNNNNNNNNNNNNNNNNNNNNNNNNNNNNNNNNNNNNNNNNNNNNNNNNNNNNNNNNNNNNNNNNNNNNNNNNNNNNNNNNNNNNNNNNNNNNNNNNNNNNNNNNNNNNNNNNNNNNNNNNNNNNNNNNNNNNNNNNNNNNNNNNNNNNNNNNNNNNNNNNNNNNNNNNNNNNNNNNNNNNNNNNNNNNNNNNNNNNNNNNNNNNNNNNNNNNNNNNNNNNNNNNNNNNNNNNNNNNNNNNNNNNNNNNNNNNNNNNNNNNNNNNNNNNNNNNNNNNNNNNNNNNNNNNNNNNNNNNNNNNNNNNNNNNNNNNNNNNNNNNNNNNNNNNNGAAACATTATAAACCcttttattcattattaataataattaagaaaactttgACCGATTGAATTAATATTCACCTATATGGGATTTACAATAGAAAAAGTCTAGGGGTTAACAATTTTATTGTATTTTGGTTAGTATATAATCAATAGAGAAATATGAGTCATTGAATAATATCTCATACTAATCTCATACcatcaaatcatcattgatgaTTAGTTGATGACTACCAATCACAAATGTGACTGGCCCTAGCATTGCTCTTCACAATAATATGTGTTTCAATGTTGGAGCCACACCGTCATCTTTAGACTTTAGGAACGGAAACGGATAGCTCCCAAAAGTTATAAATTTCCTCGCCGGAATGGATAACGTTCAGTGACGTGGCGCCACATGCGCACTTTTCTTGTTTTATTGGGACGTGTCTCATGTCACTACTCCTTTTGTTTTAAAACAAGTTAATCAGTTCGTTTGGATAGGTttataagaaattttttttaatttttaatttataaaaatatataatattaatatttagtataattttaaaaaaaatataattttttaaaaattattttaatatttaaaaaaaaaataaaaaaataatttttttataataaattttttttattatttttttaaaataaatatttttaaaattaaaaaattaaatacaaaataatttatttataagttacttttaatataaatatttattatttaaatttttttaaaaaaaaacttaattaaactGTTTATTCAAACTAAACTTTAATCACATTATTATAAATACACCAAATCATGAAAGAAACATTGCATTAGAGTCACATACACATACAAATCATAGTGCAAAACAATCTCATGCATCACATATATCTCACCTTAGAAGATCTGATAGAGAGAGAAAAAGACCTGTATACCTAAATGATTATTATTGCATGTGCAAACTAGCACTATATCACTGTATCAATCATCTANNNNNNNNNNNNNNNNNNNNNNNNNNNNNNNNNNNNNNNNNNNNNNNNNNNNNNNNNNNNNNNNNNNNNNNNNNNNNNNNNNNNNNNNNNNNNNNNNNNNNNNNNNNNNNNNNNNNNNNNNNNNNNNNNNNNNNNNNNNNNNNNNNNNNNNNNNNNNNNNNNNNNNNNNNNNNNNNNNNNNNNNNNNNNNNNNNNNNNNNNNNNNNNNNNNNNNNNNNNNNNNNNNNNNNNNNNNNNNNNNNNNNNNNNNNNNNNNNNNNNNNNNNNNNNNNNNNNNNNNNNNNNNNNNNNNNNNNNNNNNNNNNNNNNNNNNNNNNNNNNNNNNNNNNNNNNNNNNNNNNNNNNNNNNNNNNNNNNNNNNNNNNNNNNNNNNNNNNNNNNNNNNNNNNNNNNNNNNNNNNNNNNNNNNNNNNNNNNNNNNNNNNNNNNNNNNNNNNNNNNNNNNNNNNNNNNNNNNNNNNNNNNNNNNNNNNNNNNNNNNNNNNNNNNNNNNNNNNNNNNNNNNNNNNNNNNNNNNNNNNNNNNNNNNNNNNNNNNNNNNNNNNNNNNNNNNNNNNNNNNNNNNNNNNNNNNNNNNNNNNNNNNNNNNNNNNNNNNNNNNNNNNNNNNNNNNNNNNNNNNNNNNNNNNNNNNNNNNNNNNNNNNNNNNNNNNNNNNNNNNNNNNNNNNNNNNNNNNNNNNNNNNNNNNNNNNNNNNNNNNNNNNNNNNNNNNNNNNNNNNNNNNNNNNNNNNNNNNNNNNNNNNNNNNNNNNNNNNNNNNNNNNNNNNNNNNNNNNNNNNNNNNNNNNNNNNNNNNNNNNNNNNNNNNNNNNNNNNNNNNNNNNNNNNNNNNNNNNNNNNNNNNNNNNNNNNNNNNNNNNNNNNNNNNNNNNNNNNNNNNNNNNNNNNNNNNNNNNNNNNNNNNNNNNNNNNNNNNNNNNNNNNNNNNNNNNNNNNNNNNNNNNNNNNNNNNNNNNNNNNNNNNNNNNNNNNNNNNNNNNNNNNNNNNNNNNNNNNNNNNNNNNNNNNNNNNNNNNNNNNNNNNNNNNNNNNNNNNNNNNNNNNNNNNNNNNNNNNNNNNNNNNNNNNNNNNNNNNNNNNNNNNNNNNNNNNNNNNNNNNNNNNNNNNNNNNNNNNNNNNNNNNNNNNNNNNNNNNNNNNNNNNNNNNNNNNNNNNNNNNNNNNNNNNNNNNNNNNNNNNNNNNNNNNNNNNNNNNNNNNNNNNNNNNNNNNNNNNNNNNNNNNNNNNNNNNNNNNNNNNNNNNNNNNNNNNNNNNNNNNNNNNNNNNNNNNNNNNNNNNNNNNNNNNNNNNNNNNNNNNNNNNNNNNNNNNNNNNNNNNNNNNNNNNNNNNNNNNNNNNNNNNNNNNNNNNNNNNNNNNNNNNNNNNNNNNNNNNNNNNNNNNNNNNNNNNNNNNNNNNNNNNNNNNNNNNNNNNNNNNNNNNNNNNNNNNNNNNNNNNNNNNNNNNNNNNNNNNNNNNNNNNNNNNNNNNNNNNNNNNNNNNNNNNNNNNNNNNNNNNNNNNNNNNNNNNNNNNNNNNNNNNNNNNNNNNNNNNNNNNNNNNNNNNNTTACATAACCGTATTTTTTAAATGGACTATCTGTTTAGGCTACAGACTAGCACGTTTAATCCatcatttttttgaattaattggACTCGATTTGTTTAATACAAAATTTAAACGAACTTAATTTTAAAGGTAAAAATCGATTATTTAAACTAGTTAACAGACGGATTCGATAAATTTAGCCAATTTTAACTATCTTAGTTAATTGTgagtatttttaatttaaagaaaaatattatgttaattctaatattttttattaataaaaatttaattataaaataaaaaatataaaaattcaataattataaatactaatagaaaaataaaatctaaaaaaattcaaatagaaCGCATTCCACCAGAAGAATAATTTAAACATTATCGTTGGAGTAGATAGTATCTTTTGTGATATAATTTGCCATACTCTGTAACACATGCTAGCAGAGTAGCAGGCTAGCTAGCAGCTTCTGATGTgtttgttttcattttatttttttgaaaggaTTTCTGACTGTATATTTTAAATAACAAAAGATGTAGCCATTTATCAGAAGAAAAGGCCATGTCAATC contains the following coding sequences:
- the LOC107629870 gene encoding E3 ubiquitin-protein ligase RMA1H1 isoform X1; the encoded protein is MTSDQYFRDAAREISTLEDIPSLEKWKSSTNAGVDSDRNATEGFDCNICLECVQEPVVTLCGHLYCWPCIYKWLHIQTISSKNMEQQKPQCPVCKSEVSQSSLVPLYGRNQVATPSGKNARQSGSSIPRRPPGRRPYNPAASVLQSTSQTNQPRPFDSIQSSYTSTSGIFGEMIYARVFGNQLRNMYTYPNSYCLSGSSNPRIRRQLMEADESLSRICFFLFCCLVMCLLLF
- the LOC107629870 gene encoding E3 ubiquitin-protein ligase RMA1H1 isoform X2 gives rise to the protein MTSDQYFRDAAREISTLEDIPSLEKWKSSTNAGVDSDRNATEGFDCNICLECVQEPVVTLCGHLYCWPCIYKWLHIQTISSKNMEQQKPQCPVCKSEVSQSSLVPLYGRNQVATPSGKNARQSGSSIPRRPPGRRPYNPAASVLQSTSQTNQPRPFDSIQSSYTSTSGIFGSSNPRIRRQLMEADESLSRICFFLFCCLVMCLLLF